In Methanomicrobium antiquum, one DNA window encodes the following:
- a CDS encoding class I SAM-dependent methyltransferase: protein MSGGDEKSPKEKAESMDKIAREIFKEAYPKIADKIINTTKIKSGKCIDAGCGPGMLGISLGKKTSLFIDLLDISEDSGEICTKNLKSENLTDKCRFVLGDVMQMPFEDNYADLVVSRGSIFFWENLGKAFSEILRVLKPGGVAFIGGGFGSAKIEEDIVKKMAKEYPEWRKSEKKGKKTTIKRRLKIVKALLEEEIPYESICDESGFWIILRKKNEIIIEIVREREAGTDFIF from the coding sequence ATGTCAGGCGGGGATGAAAAAAGTCCAAAGGAAAAAGCAGAATCGATGGATAAAATCGCAAGGGAAATTTTTAAAGAAGCCTATCCAAAAATTGCCGACAAAATTATCAATACTACCAAAATCAAATCCGGGAAATGCATAGATGCCGGTTGCGGCCCCGGAATGCTTGGAATATCGCTTGGCAAAAAAACATCTCTTTTTATAGACCTTCTGGATATATCAGAAGATTCAGGAGAGATTTGTACAAAAAATCTGAAATCAGAAAATTTAACCGACAAATGCCGGTTTGTATTGGGCGATGTCATGCAGATGCCGTTTGAAGACAACTACGCGGATTTGGTTGTAAGCCGCGGCTCTATTTTCTTCTGGGAGAATTTGGGTAAAGCATTCTCTGAGATTCTGCGGGTCTTAAAGCCGGGGGGTGTCGCATTCATCGGCGGCGGTTTTGGAAGTGCAAAAATTGAAGAGGATATAGTAAAAAAAATGGCAAAAGAATATCCTGAGTGGAGAAAAAGTGAGAAGAAGGGTAAAAAAACGACAATAAAAAGAAGGCTTAAGATTGTAAAGGCTCTTTTGGAAGAAGAAATTCCCTATGAATCAATATGTGATGAGTCAGGTTTTTGGATAATTCTAAGGAAGAAAAACGAAATAATAATTGAAATTGTCAGAGAAAGAGAAGCAGGAACTGATTTTATTTTCTGA
- a CDS encoding oligosaccharyl transferase, archaeosortase A system-associated, with product MSHLLKNNIHILILLLFFAVLSFIIRVLPVFFLPDTGFIHIIRGDAEFNLRQIEIMVHNFPQYNWFDPMTAYPTGKEIGWGPLFPMIASFFAIITGASTTSEIINASSYVPPLMAALMVVVVFFIAYKVTDDKLTGVISAGVSSVISLFFLNYTSWGYVDHHAGEILFSALFCLSYIIASGKAEDKFTIDKTDPVFTKTAVFAILAGFFYAACYFTSPTTVLFLVIISLFTFVSCILSHNREVLPVREGFINTVTLIIPAVLILLFGVKYSGFSLSNYTIIHVIIPVLIIFATWFLVFLSYALSKTNYSEKKLLYPAAVLIAGLFVSLISAVIIPDIFSNLFMGADLIFGLGNYSIAEMQAWNFDYAVQSYHFAFILAFFGAIVAGKKVIEKGDKGLLFILLWAAITLYITIRHLRFEFFIAVPFSVLCAVCIAYAYENYYTHLLAYLKEDKKQTGTKKDKKKAVKKEPLKAGLFLAVMLIAVLFFANSVISDVSFAADYSEINFEEDKWISAMEWMDENTPDTGVSYFGEYKKESFEYPKESYGVMSWWDFGHVITLIGKRIPISNPFQDNVFGSRGCADFFISGTESEGNIILDNSGAKYVVTNSELTTPESGILPILTWLNKIDTAGNYLIHAGLPSESGEVTDTIAYTPEYYNTMIVRLNILDGSYVKPEMVGVLTTKTVSGVTTISGYEVTDYDSAVLMAEDENKYLISTDTDNPCTSVSALKNYRLVYETEDLADNVKIFEYVKGYEISGEGTVELEIETNTGRKFTYVQESENGQFVLPYSTIDNPYGVLAVGKYHIINTDDYFDVSEKDLYS from the coding sequence ATGTCGCATCTGCTGAAAAACAATATCCATATTCTCATTTTGCTTCTTTTTTTTGCTGTGCTTTCATTCATCATAAGGGTTCTTCCGGTATTTTTCCTCCCAGATACAGGTTTTATCCATATCATTCGTGGAGACGCCGAGTTTAACTTAAGACAGATTGAAATAATGGTTCATAATTTCCCGCAGTATAACTGGTTTGACCCGATGACTGCATATCCGACTGGAAAAGAGATAGGCTGGGGGCCTTTGTTTCCGATGATTGCAAGTTTTTTTGCAATAATTACCGGTGCATCAACAACTTCTGAAATAATAAATGCCTCGTCTTATGTGCCACCCCTTATGGCGGCTTTGATGGTCGTTGTTGTCTTTTTTATTGCATACAAAGTAACAGACGACAAACTAACGGGCGTTATTTCAGCAGGTGTCTCATCTGTAATCTCCCTTTTTTTCCTGAATTACACATCATGGGGATATGTTGACCACCATGCAGGAGAGATTTTATTCTCAGCACTTTTCTGCCTTTCATATATTATTGCATCCGGAAAAGCAGAAGATAAATTCACAATAGATAAAACAGACCCTGTTTTTACAAAAACAGCAGTGTTTGCAATTCTTGCAGGATTTTTTTACGCGGCATGTTATTTCACATCGCCAACAACAGTTTTATTCCTGGTAATTATTTCACTCTTCACTTTTGTATCCTGCATTCTCTCACACAACAGAGAAGTTTTGCCTGTAAGAGAGGGATTTATAAACACTGTAACTCTTATAATTCCGGCAGTTTTGATACTTCTGTTCGGTGTGAAATACAGCGGGTTTTCCCTTTCAAACTACACAATAATTCATGTCATAATTCCGGTTTTAATAATTTTTGCAACATGGTTTTTGGTATTTTTATCATATGCGCTTTCAAAAACCAATTACAGTGAGAAAAAATTACTCTATCCGGCCGCTGTTTTAATAGCAGGACTTTTTGTATCACTGATTTCAGCAGTCATTATCCCGGACATTTTTTCAAATCTCTTTATGGGTGCTGACTTAATATTTGGTCTTGGAAACTACTCAATTGCAGAGATGCAGGCATGGAATTTTGATTATGCCGTTCAAAGCTATCATTTCGCATTTATTCTGGCCTTTTTTGGCGCAATAGTTGCAGGTAAAAAAGTTATTGAAAAAGGCGACAAGGGACTTTTATTTATCCTTTTATGGGCGGCAATTACTCTGTATATTACAATCAGGCATCTGAGGTTTGAATTTTTCATAGCTGTTCCGTTCTCGGTTTTATGTGCAGTCTGCATCGCATATGCATATGAAAACTACTACACTCACCTTTTAGCGTATCTGAAAGAAGATAAAAAACAGACAGGTACTAAAAAGGATAAGAAAAAGGCAGTAAAAAAAGAGCCTTTGAAGGCCGGTTTATTTCTGGCTGTTATGTTAATAGCAGTTCTGTTTTTTGCAAACTCTGTTATAAGTGATGTCAGTTTTGCCGCTGACTACTCTGAAATTAATTTTGAAGAGGACAAATGGATCTCTGCTATGGAGTGGATGGATGAGAATACTCCTGATACAGGTGTTTCCTATTTTGGAGAGTATAAAAAGGAATCTTTTGAATATCCAAAAGAGTCATACGGCGTTATGTCCTGGTGGGACTTTGGGCATGTAATAACACTTATCGGAAAAAGGATTCCAATATCAAATCCGTTCCAGGACAATGTTTTTGGAAGCAGAGGGTGTGCTGACTTTTTCATTTCAGGAACAGAGAGTGAAGGAAACATAATTTTAGACAATTCAGGTGCTAAGTATGTTGTTACAAACAGTGAGCTTACAACTCCTGAGTCAGGAATACTTCCCATTTTGACCTGGCTTAATAAAATTGATACTGCCGGAAATTATCTTATTCATGCAGGACTTCCCAGTGAGTCAGGAGAAGTTACAGATACAATTGCATATACTCCTGAGTATTACAATACAATGATTGTAAGACTAAACATTCTTGACGGTTCATATGTAAAACCTGAAATGGTCGGTGTTTTAACAACAAAAACAGTCTCAGGAGTTACAACCATATCAGGATATGAAGTAACAGACTATGATTCAGCGGTTTTAATGGCAGAAGATGAGAATAAATATTTAATCAGCACAGACACGGACAACCCCTGCACTTCTGTTTCAGCACTTAAAAATTACAGGCTTGTTTATGAAACAGAGGATTTGGCTGACAATGTAAAAATCTTTGAGTACGTAAAGGGGTATGAAATTTCAGGTGAGGGAACAGTTGAGCTTGAAATTGAAACTAATACAGGAAGAAAGTTTACATACGTCCAGGAGAGTGAAAACGGACAATTCGTACTTCCTTATTCAACAATTGATAATCCATACGGAGTTTTGGCTGTTGGAAAGTATCATATCATAAATACTGATGATTACTTTGATGTCTCCGAAAAGGACTTATATTCATAA
- a CDS encoding DUF5658 family protein: MTTNIIRAQMKTLQTKDLIIPAGLVILLFLFGLDIATTEFILQNGGYEMNILMQSVVSSGLFHVFVKLIVFLITGLIVIYSDSKIKNSGTITLYLIIGWYLIVAVHNLHSITGFF, translated from the coding sequence ATGACCACCAATATCATAAGAGCACAGATGAAAACTCTTCAAACAAAGGATCTTATAATACCTGCAGGTTTGGTAATTCTCTTATTCTTATTTGGTCTTGATATTGCAACAACTGAATTTATTCTTCAAAATGGCGGTTATGAGATGAATATTCTCATGCAGTCTGTTGTCAGCTCCGGCCTGTTTCATGTTTTTGTAAAACTCATTGTATTCTTAATTACAGGACTTATAGTCATATATTCAGATTCAAAAATAAAAAATTCCGGGACGATTACGTTATATCTGATAATTGGCTGGTATCTGATTGTTGCAGTACATAATCTGCATTCAATTACAGGATTCTTTTAA
- a CDS encoding YIP1 family protein: MTNDIFQKFKDIILNPVETFKNSRDETLGTAFLYFLVIIAVYSVLSGIVSMMFFSIFTLFMPGMDALLAAETSVITGVVSIVFGFIASIIALIFGSVILHIFVYILGGRKGIEQTIKASIYSCTPLALFGWIPFIGIIAIIWSYILNALAIRELHEISTARAVLAVLIPLIILIVLVGVALIAFLTVVSSSDAFIVEKTLVYE, from the coding sequence ATGACTAATGACATTTTTCAAAAATTTAAAGACATTATTTTAAATCCGGTAGAGACCTTTAAGAACAGCCGCGATGAGACTTTGGGAACGGCCTTTTTGTATTTCCTTGTTATAATCGCGGTATACAGCGTTTTATCCGGAATTGTAAGCATGATGTTTTTTAGTATATTCACTTTATTCATGCCGGGAATGGATGCATTGCTTGCCGCTGAAACATCAGTTATAACAGGAGTTGTTTCAATTGTATTCGGATTTATCGCATCAATTATTGCTCTAATTTTTGGATCAGTAATCCTTCACATATTTGTATATATTTTAGGCGGCCGAAAAGGAATCGAACAGACTATTAAGGCGTCAATCTATTCATGCACACCACTTGCCCTTTTTGGATGGATACCTTTTATTGGAATAATTGCAATTATCTGGTCATATATCTTAAATGCGCTCGCAATCCGCGAACTGCATGAAATATCAACTGCAAGAGCGGTTTTGGCAGTTTTAATTCCACTTATAATATTAATTGTCCTGGTAGGTGTTGCACTTATCGCATTTTTAACAGTAGTCTCCTCAAGTGATGCGTTTATTGTTGAAAAAACACTGGTTTATGAGTGA
- a CDS encoding mechanosensitive ion channel family protein: MTDLISAVAVIILGLIIAYAVYRIFSWLEIKADKTESKIDDILVLSLKKPVIIAILLGVLFISLSYVTIPSKYEWILEGKYLNTILIILATWVFSTFAQSFISLYGRWISEQTDSTMDDKIIDILEISTKYVIWFIAFLLILSYLEIDITPLLAAGGVAGIAVALAAQDLISNFFGGALIIIDKPFKIGDRISIDGNLGDVVAVGPRSTRIQTLDYQLLTIPNSKISNTIITNYAMPDVKLKVRIPVSVAYGTDIKKVKEMLYEIANKAAKDYEYILPEPKPSIYFLEFGDSSLNFMMIMWAGRFNVSWEIKDVINTEIDKRFAEEGIEIPFPQMDVHMRK; encoded by the coding sequence ATGACCGACTTGATTTCAGCAGTGGCAGTCATAATTTTAGGCTTAATCATAGCATATGCAGTGTACAGGATTTTTTCCTGGCTTGAGATAAAAGCAGATAAAACAGAGTCCAAAATTGATGATATACTTGTTCTTTCGCTTAAAAAACCAGTAATTATTGCAATATTACTTGGAGTTTTATTTATCTCCCTAAGCTACGTTACTATTCCTTCAAAATATGAATGGATTTTAGAGGGAAAATACCTCAATACCATATTAATAATTCTTGCAACATGGGTTTTTTCAACATTTGCCCAAAGCTTCATCAGTCTTTACGGCAGGTGGATTTCAGAGCAGACCGATAGCACAATGGATGACAAAATAATTGACATCTTAGAGATTTCCACCAAATATGTCATCTGGTTTATAGCATTTCTGCTTATTCTTAGTTATCTCGAAATTGATATCACACCACTTCTTGCGGCCGGCGGTGTTGCAGGTATTGCAGTCGCACTTGCGGCACAGGATTTAATCTCCAATTTCTTCGGCGGTGCTTTAATTATTATCGACAAGCCGTTTAAAATCGGCGACAGAATTTCAATTGACGGAAATTTGGGAGATGTTGTTGCGGTTGGCCCTCGTTCAACACGTATTCAGACTCTTGACTACCAGCTTCTGACAATTCCAAACTCAAAAATTTCAAACACAATCATTACCAACTATGCAATGCCGGATGTGAAATTAAAGGTAAGAATACCGGTATCTGTTGCATACGGAACTGATATTAAAAAAGTGAAGGAGATGCTTTATGAGATTGCAAATAAGGCGGCAAAGGATTATGAATATATTTTGCCTGAACCAAAGCCAAGCATTTATTTCCTTGAATTCGGAGATTCGAGCTTAAATTTCATGATGATTATGTGGGCAGGCAGATTCAATGTTTCCTGGGAGATTAAAGATGTTATCAATACAGAGATTGACAAAAGATTTGCAGAGGAGGGAATTGAAATTCCGTTTCCGCAGATGGATGTTCATATGAGAAAATAG